In Canis aureus isolate CA01 chromosome 6, VMU_Caureus_v.1.0, whole genome shotgun sequence, one genomic interval encodes:
- the CREG1 gene encoding protein CREG1 isoform X2 — MAGRARGSARSLLAALLAPALAALLVSPARGRGGRGHGDWDAAAQLPPLPPREDAARVARFVAHVCDWGALASLSTDPAVRGWAFADVLSLSDGPPGAGSGVPYFYLSPLQQSVGNLQENPHATLTMSLAQTNFCRKKGFDPQSPLCAHIILSGTVTKVNQTEMDFAKHSLFVRHPEMKTWPSSHNWFFAKLNITNIWVLDYFGGPKIVTPEEYYNVTVQ, encoded by the exons ATGGCCGGCCGGGCCCGAGGGTCCGCGCGCTCGCTGCTCGCCGCCCTGCTGGCGCCGGCGCTGGCGGCGCTGCTCGTGTCgccggcgcggggccggggcggccggggTCACGGGGACTGGGACGCCGCCGCGCAGCTGCCCCCGCTGCCGCCCCGCGAAGACGCGGCGCGCGTGGCCCGCTTCGTGGCGCACGTGTGCGACTGGGGCGCGCTGGCCTCGCTGTCCACCGACCCGGCGGTGCGCGGCTGGGCCTTCGCCGACGTCCTCTCGCTCAGCGACGGGCCCCCGGGCGCGGGCAGCGGCGTGCCCTACTTCTACCTGAGCCCGCTGCAGCAGTCGGTGGGCAACCTGCAG GAGAATCCACATGCTACGCTGACCATGTCTTTGGCACAGACCAACTTCTGCAGGAAGAAGGGATTTGACCCCCAGAGTCCCCTCTGTGCGCACATAATACTGTCAGGAACCGTCACCAAG GTGAATCAGACGGAAATGGACTTTGCCAAGCATTCACTGTTTGTCCGACACCCTGAAATGAAGACCTGGCCTTCCAGCCATAATTGGTTCTTTGCCAAGTTGAATATAACCAACATCTGGGTCCTGGACTACTTTGGTGGACCAAAAATAGTGACACCTGAAGAATATTATAATGTCACAGTTCA gTGA
- the CREG1 gene encoding protein CREG1 isoform X1, giving the protein MAGRARGSARSLLAALLAPALAALLVSPARGRGGRGHGDWDAAAQLPPLPPREDAARVARFVAHVCDWGALASLSTDPAVRGWAFADVLSLSDGPPGAGSGVPYFYLSPLQQSVGNLQENPHATLTMSLAQTNFCRKKGFDPQSPLCAHIILSGTVTKVNQTEMDFAKHSLFVRHPEMKTWPSSHNWFFAKLNITNIWVLDYFGGPKIVTPEEYYNVTVQVSGLSCHLPGLETSDHSSSNTSGAC; this is encoded by the exons ATGGCCGGCCGGGCCCGAGGGTCCGCGCGCTCGCTGCTCGCCGCCCTGCTGGCGCCGGCGCTGGCGGCGCTGCTCGTGTCgccggcgcggggccggggcggccggggTCACGGGGACTGGGACGCCGCCGCGCAGCTGCCCCCGCTGCCGCCCCGCGAAGACGCGGCGCGCGTGGCCCGCTTCGTGGCGCACGTGTGCGACTGGGGCGCGCTGGCCTCGCTGTCCACCGACCCGGCGGTGCGCGGCTGGGCCTTCGCCGACGTCCTCTCGCTCAGCGACGGGCCCCCGGGCGCGGGCAGCGGCGTGCCCTACTTCTACCTGAGCCCGCTGCAGCAGTCGGTGGGCAACCTGCAG GAGAATCCACATGCTACGCTGACCATGTCTTTGGCACAGACCAACTTCTGCAGGAAGAAGGGATTTGACCCCCAGAGTCCCCTCTGTGCGCACATAATACTGTCAGGAACCGTCACCAAG GTGAATCAGACGGAAATGGACTTTGCCAAGCATTCACTGTTTGTCCGACACCCTGAAATGAAGACCTGGCCTTCCAGCCATAATTGGTTCTTTGCCAAGTTGAATATAACCAACATCTGGGTCCTGGACTACTTTGGTGGACCAAAAATAGTGACACCTGAAGAATATTATAATGTCACAGTTCA GGTCAGTGGCCTCAGCTGCCATCTTCCAGGCCTGGAAACCAGTGATCACAGCAGCAGTAACACTTCTGGTGCGTGCTGA
- the CREG1 gene encoding protein CREG1 isoform X3 — MAGRARGSARSLLAALLAPALAALLVSPARGRGGRGHGDWDAAAQLPPLPPREDAARVARFVAHVCDWGALASLSTDPAVRGWAFADVLSLSDGPPGAGSGVPYFYLSPLQQSVGNLQENPHATLTMSLAQTNFCRKKGFDPQSPLCAHIILSGTVTKVNQTEMDFAKHSLFVRHPEMKTWPSSHNWFFAKLNITNIWVLDYFGGPKIVTPEEYYNVTVQ, encoded by the exons ATGGCCGGCCGGGCCCGAGGGTCCGCGCGCTCGCTGCTCGCCGCCCTGCTGGCGCCGGCGCTGGCGGCGCTGCTCGTGTCgccggcgcggggccggggcggccggggTCACGGGGACTGGGACGCCGCCGCGCAGCTGCCCCCGCTGCCGCCCCGCGAAGACGCGGCGCGCGTGGCCCGCTTCGTGGCGCACGTGTGCGACTGGGGCGCGCTGGCCTCGCTGTCCACCGACCCGGCGGTGCGCGGCTGGGCCTTCGCCGACGTCCTCTCGCTCAGCGACGGGCCCCCGGGCGCGGGCAGCGGCGTGCCCTACTTCTACCTGAGCCCGCTGCAGCAGTCGGTGGGCAACCTGCAG GAGAATCCACATGCTACGCTGACCATGTCTTTGGCACAGACCAACTTCTGCAGGAAGAAGGGATTTGACCCCCAGAGTCCCCTCTGTGCGCACATAATACTGTCAGGAACCGTCACCAAG GTGAATCAGACGGAAATGGACTTTGCCAAGCATTCACTGTTTGTCCGACACCCTGAAATGAAGACCTGGCCTTCCAGCCATAATTGGTTCTTTGCCAAGTTGAATATAACCAACATCTGGGTCCTGGACTACTTTGGTGGACCAAAAATAGTGACACCTGAAGAATATTATAATGTCACAGTTCAGTAA